One window from the genome of Lacerta agilis isolate rLacAgi1 chromosome 18, rLacAgi1.pri, whole genome shotgun sequence encodes:
- the LOC117039708 gene encoding trichohyalin-like: MESSIFNLDQEDLEEQSLSPSRSRSREEELEEEFVEGVDEGWNTEPSPEVSFIIPEVVTEFLSESDLEERGHPLTPPPSLEGVFRNNLVEEPNFAIETVLGEVRANILTAAEEEARALASELRDGDDDDDDDEDDNRECEPHNVLTCRVCQLFVRTVDRLLDKSEELMDHYLPLTEEEIGNLKKAVEEIEDTSIDHRMQACLLRINDLSNKLRQRAYMMALSKLRFTRRNTQASISQLHETLDVIDQVQHRGELEIGPSNERMSMVCVEWSASPRRDSARGNEDLNTLDIGVPCVQSAMVGRGGPGEPCDHSTTIECEEIGVSEAHSTTIECEEIGGPPAESTTIECEEIGPPRAHSTVVECEEISHPQVEVTPTEVSLPQQLEMPSIPICTPEIVELPPPAIVIPVNVEVPPPPIIIPVKVEMAPAPIIIPVKVEMPPAPPCPRKKVERPKDRSYRDVSNITLTAPGCDEEDEITLRLRDEADEEDSPTSEIEAKTLAKSRSLTHNLQGTYENLVASLKDLPEELRNKLSQTSRHIKELHCDFASAHSFEDLADNVLNKSFAIMAEAQGSMDELMEYALQSPESLLWMKDHLPNPDTEEKEVVKDAPLSTEKEEAEVQPSQNQELERNSLKSRKSYDQTGGEGETSSSKEEEVQSLHSQELERNSLKSQKSYEPKGGDEEVSSNKEEEVQSSQNQELERSSLKSQKSYEPKGGDEEVSSNKEEEVQSLHSQEQERSSLKSQVSYEPKGGDEEVSSNKEEEVQSLHSQEMERNSLKSQKSYDQKGGDEEVSSNKEEEVQSLHSQELEWNSLKSQMSYEPKGGDEEVSSNKEEEVQPSHNQELERSSLKSQKSYEQKGGDEEVSSNKEEEVQSLHSQEMERSSLKSQKSYDQKGGDEEVSSNKKEEVQPSGKQKTEKQNSLELQQVYDPKGCDAEASTNKEKEVQPPHKREMERRSILKIQQAYDPKGCDEEASTNKEEEVQPSHKWEMECRNILKIQQAYDPKGCEEEEPSSKEEVAQLSSKPVEDILKIQAAYDPKGCDDESYTGKEEKVFRTSGTQEVEHDEPPSRKEETPPSGKKEAKEWNILKILQAYTPKFADDRWEEMEEDVTPTSQEEDKERNILKIQQAYDPKGCDEEASMNKEEEVQPSDKCEMEGWSILKLQQTYDPKDCDEDTPSSKGEEAVQLSGEVVEDILKIQETYDPKGCDDESYTGKEEKVFRTSGTQEVEHDEPPSRKEEIPPSGKKEAKEWNILKILQAYTPKFADDRWEEMEEDVSPPSQEEDKERNILKIQQAYDPKGCNEEASMNKEEEVQPSSKRETEGCSILKLQQTYDPKGCNEEAPSSKGEEEVVQPSGKPVEDILKIQETYDPKGCDDASYTGKEEKVFRTSGTQENDKTPSREETPPSGKEQAKDWDIFKILKVNMPKFSDDESSSGRKEEMEVPPPSQEEEKERNILKIQQAYDPKACDEEASTNKEEVQPSGKGEMDRRNILKIQQAYDPKSCEEETSSRKEEVVQPSGKPVEDILKIQATYDPKGCDDESYTGKEEKVFRTPDNDEVQNDKTHSRKEEDVPPSGQEEGKDWKILKMLQAYKPKFSDGESPSGREKEEVVVAPPPQMEVRELNILKLQQAYDPKGCDEDSPICREEAQPSGKPEMEGWNILKIQQAYDPKGCDDEGPKEEFQHFGQWNLQGYNMLKVQQAYDPKSCPDDDK, encoded by the exons CTCTCTCACCTTccaggagcaggagcagagaAGAGGAACTGGAGGAGGAGTTTGTCGAGGGGGTGGACGAAGGGTGGAACACCGAACCATCTCCAGAAGTTTCTTTCATCATCCCAGAAGTAGTAACGGAGTTTCTTTCGGAGTCCGATCTCGAAGAGCGTGGACACCCGCTTACCCCTCCCCCTTCGCTGGAGGGGGTGTTCCGAAACAACCTGGTGGAAGAACCCAATTTCGCAATAGAGACG GTTTTGGGAGAAGTCCGAGCAAATATCTTGACGGCGGCAGAGGAGGAAGCGAGGGCCCTGGCTAGCGAATTAAGGGAtggcgacgacgacgacgacgacgacgaggacgACAACAGAGAATGTGAACCGCACAATGTCCTGACCTGCAGGGTGTGCCAGCTTTTTGTGCGAACCGTCGACAGGCTGCTGGACAAGTCGGAGGAGCTGATGGATCATTACCTACCTCTTACCGAAGAGGAGATCG GAAATCTGAAGAAAGCCGTCGAGGAGATAGAAGACACGTCCATAGACCACCGGATGCAAGCCTGCCTTTTGCGGATCAACGACCTGTCCAACAAACTCCGCCAAAGGGCCTACATGATGGCACTGAGCAAGCTGCGTTTCACGAGACGCAATACCCAAGCGAGCATCAGTCAGCTACACGAGACGTTGGACGTG ATTGATCAGGTGCAGCACAGAGGAGAGCTGGAGATTGGTCCGTCCAACGAACGGATGAGCATGGTCTGCGTGGAGTGGAGCGCGAGCCCGCGGCGGGATTCTGCCAGGGGGAACGAAGATCTCAACACCCTGGACATTGGGGTGCCTTGTGTTCAGAGTGCCATGGTCGGGAGAGGAGGACCTGGGGAGCCTTGCGACCACAGCACCACGATTGAGTGCGAGGAAATCGGGGTGTCTGAAGCTCACAGCACCACGATCGAGTGCGAGGAAATCGGGGGGCCTCCTGCTGAGAGCACCACGATAGAGTGCGAGGAAATCGGGCCGCCTCGTGCTCACAGCACCGTCGTAGAGTGTGAGGAAATCAGCCACCCGCAGGTTGAGGTGACGCCCACAGAGGTCAGCCTCCCACAGCAGCTGGAGATGCCGTCCATTCCAATCTGCACCCCAGAAATAGTTGAGCTGCCACCCCCGGCAATCGTCATCCCGGTGAACGTTGAGGTACCGCCCCCACCAATAATTATCCCGGTGAAGGTTGAGATGGCTCCTGCACCGATCATCATCCCGGTGAAAGTTGAGATGCCGCCCGCACCCCCCTGTCCCCGCAAGAAGGTGGAGAGACCCAAGGACCGCAGCTACAGAGATGTGTCTAACATAACATTAACGGCACCAGGTTGCGATGAGGAGGACGAGATCACCCTACGGCTGCGCGATGAGGCAGATGAGGAGGACAGCCCTACCTCCGAG ATAGAAGCCAAGACATTGGCAAAGTCCCGAAGCCTGACCCATAACCTCCAGGGCACATACGAGAACCTTGTGGCCAGCCTGAAAGACCTCCCAGAAGAGCTCCGGAACAAGCTGTCCCAAACCAGCCGGCACATTAAAGAGCTCCACTGTGATTTTGCCTCGGCCCACAGTTTTGAAGATTTGGCTGACAATGTCTTGAACAAGAGCTTTGCGATCATGGCTGAAGCCCAGGGCTCCATGGATGAACTGATGGAGTATGCTTTGCAAAGTCCCGAATCTCTCTTGTGGATGAAGGACCACCTGCCTAACCCAGACACGGAGGAGAAAGAGGTGGTGAAGGATGCTCCTCTTTCCACGGAGAAAGAAGAGGCGGAGGTCCAACCTTCTCAGAATCAGGAGTTGGAGCGGAACTCATTGAAAAGCCGAAAGTCATACGATCAAACAGGTGGTGAAGGGGAAACTTCTTCAAGTAAGGAAGAGGAGGTCCAATCTTTGCACAGTCAAGAGCTGGAGCGGAACTCGTTGAAAAGCCAAAAGTCATACGAGCCAAAAGGTGGTGATGAGGAAGTTTCTTCAAATAAGGAAGAGGAGGTCCAATCTTCTCAGAATCAGGAGTTGGAGCGGAGCTCATTGAAAAGCCAAAAGTCATACGAGCCAAAAGGTGGTGATGAGGAGGTTTCTTCAAATAAGGAAGAGGAGGTCCAATCTTTGCACAGTCAAGAGCAGGAGCGGAGCTCATTGAAAAGCCAAGTGTCATACGAGCCAAAAGGTGGTGATGAAGAAGTTTCTTCAAATAAGGAAGAGGAGGTCCAATCTTTGCACAGTCAAGAGATGGAGCGGAACTCATTGAAAAGCCAAAAGTCATATGATCAAAAAGGTGGTGATGAAGAAGTTTCTTCAAATAAGGAAGAGGAGGTCCAATCTTTGCACAGTCAAGAGCTGGAGTGGAACTCATTGAAAAGCCAAATGTCATACGAGCCAAAAGGTGGTGATGAGGAAGTTTCTTCAAATAAGGAAGAGGAGGTTCAACCTTCTCACAACCAGGAGTTGGAGCGGAGCTCATTGAAAAGCCAAAAGTCATACGAGCAAAAAGGCGGTGATGAGGAAGTTTCTTCAAATAAGGAAGAGGAGGTCCAATCTCTGCACAGTCAAGAGATGGAGCGGAGCTCATTGAAAAGCCAAAAGTCATATGATCAAAAAGGCGGTGATGAAGAAGTTTCTTCAAATAAGAAAGAGGAGGTCCAACCTTCTGGCAAGCAGAAGACAGAGAagcagaactcactggaactccaACAGGTCTACGACCCAAAAGGTTGCGATGCGGAAGCTTCTACAAATAAGGAAAAGGAGGTCCAACCTCCTCACAAGCGGGAGATGGAGAGAAGAAGCATCCTCAAAATACAGCAGGCTTACGACCCGAAAGGTTGCGATGAGGAAGCTTCTACAAATAAGGAAGAGGAGGTTCAACCTTCTCACAAGTGGGAGATGGAGTGCCGGAACATCCTCAAAATCCAGCAGGCTTACGACCCAAAAGGTTGTGAAGAGGAAGAACCTTCCAGCAAGGAGGAAGTGGCCCAACTTTCTAGCAAACCGGTGGAGGACATCCTGAAAATCCAGGCGGCCTACGACCCCAAAGGTTGTGACGATGAATCCTATACGGGCAAGGAGGAGAAGGTGTTCCGGACCTCTGGAACACAGGAAGTGGAGCATGACGAACCTCCTTCTAGGAAAGAGGAGACCCCACCTTCTGGCAAAAAGGAGGCAAAGGAGTGGAATATACTGAAAATCCTGCAAGCTTACACACCAAAATTTGCTGATGATAGAtgggaagagatggaggaggatGTCACACCTACTAGCCAAGAGGAGGACAAAGAGCGGAATATACTGAAAATTCAACAGGCCTATGACCCAAAAGGTTGTGATGAGGAAGCTTCTATGAATAAGGAAGAGGAGGTTCAACCATCTGACAAGTGTGAGATGGAAGGGTGGAGCATTCTCAAACTCCAGCAGACTTACGACCCAAAAGACTGCGATGAGGATACACCTTCCAGTAAGGGGGAGGAAGCAGTCCAACTTTCTGGCGAAGTAGTGGAGGACATCCTGAAAATCCAGGAGACCTACGACCCCAAAGGCTGCGATGATGAATCCTATACGGGTAAGGAGGAGAAGGTGTTCCGGACCTCTGGAACACAGGAAGTGGAGCATGACGAACCTCCTTCTAGGAAAGAGGAGATCCCACCTTCTGGCAAAAAGGAGGCAAAGGAGTGGAATATACTGAAAATCTTGCAAGCTTACACAcccaaatttgctgatgacagatgggaagagatggaggaggatGTCTCACCTCCCAGCCAAGAGGAGGACAAAGAGCGGAATATACTGAAAATTCAACAGGCCTACGACCCCAAAGGTTGCAACGAGGAAGCGTCTATGAATAAGGAAGAGGAGGTTCAACCTTCTAGCAAGAGGGAGACCGAGGGGTGCAGCATTCTGAAACTGCAGCAGACTTACGACCCAAAAGGCTGCAATGAGGAAGCACCTTCCAgtaagggggaggaggaagtggtCCAACCTTCTGGCAAACCGGTGGAGGACATCCTGAAAATCCAGGAGACCTACGACCCCAAAGGCTGCGATGATGCATCCTATACAGGTAAGGAGGAGAAGGTGTTCCGAACTTCTGGAACACAGGAGAACGACAAGACTCCTTCTAGGGAAGAGACCCCACCTTCGGGGAAAGAGCAGGCAAAGGACTGGGATATATTTAAAATCCTGAAAGTTAATATGCCAAAATTTTCTGATGACGAATCATCTTCCGGCAGGAAGGAGGAGATGGAAGTCCCACCTCCCAgccaagaggaggaaaaagagcgGAATATACTGAAAATTCAACAAGCCTATGACCCAAAAGCTTGTGACGAGGAAGCTTCTACAAATAAGGAAGAGGTTCAACCTTCTGGCAAGGGGGAGATGGACAGACGGAACATCCTCAAAATCCAGCAGGCTTACGACCCAAAAAGTTGTGAAGAGGAAACATCTTCCAGGAAGGAGGAGGTTGTCCAACCTTCTGGCAAACCGGTGGAGGACATCCTGAAAATCCAGGCGACTTACGACCCCAAAGGCTGCGATGATGAATCCTATACgggaaaggaggagaaggtgTTCCGAACACCCGACAATGACGAGGTGCAGAATGACAAAACTCATTCTAGGAAAGAGGAGGACGTCCCGCCTTCTGgccaagaggaaggaaaggactGGAAGATCCTGAAAATGCTGCAAGCTTACAAGCCAAAGTTTTCCGACGGTGAATCGCCTTCTGGCAGGGAGAAAGAAGAAGTCGTGGTGGCCCCACCTCCTCAAATGGAGGTGAGGGAGTTGAACATACTGAAACTGCAACAGGCCTACGACCCAAAAGGGTGCGACGAAGACTCCCCCATCTGCAGAGAGGAGGCCCAgccttctggcaaaccagaaatggaaggctGGAACATCCTCAAAATCCAACAGGCCTACGACCCAAAGGGATGCGACGACGAAGGCCCTAAGGAGGAGTTCCAACATTTCGGCCAGTGGAACCTGCAGGGATATAACATGCTGAAGGTACAGCAAGCCTACGACCCCAAAAGCTGCCCTGATGATGATAAATAA